In the Candidatus Bathyarchaeia archaeon genome, TTGCTCGGGGTATTCTGTTAGCCATATCACGCCTATTCTGCCCCCGCCAGTCCTGTAGAAACTGGACACAACAAAATCATATCGCAACGTATCGGTTATCCAGTCTGTAACAAGAGCGTCCCAAGTCCCACTCACACACTTCTTGTAAAATATGTGATTTTCCGTAGGAACTGAAGACCAGAAACAGTACAAATCACCTGAAGAAGTATCCACAGTTAAAGTTGGCTCTAATGAGCAGTAATAATAAATTTTTATCCAACTATAAACATCTTGAGGGAAACTCCAAATAGCAGTTCGATTAACATATTTTATCGTTATTCTATAGAGAGGTTCGCTCAATTCATTGTCTCCTAAGTAAGTAGCTGATCTATAAACTATATGAATAACATCTCCTTTAGTTACAACTGAAAACTGGGCTGAACTAATGCTGTTTGTAATTGTCTCTGGATTTCCCCAAGAGGAGCCGTTCCAAAGCTGCCCAAAAAGACTTGTACCAGAAACGTAGAGAACGTAGATTTTGCCAGATGATAAGGGAACTAAAGTCACGCCAGTGCTTGAGGTTATACTGTATGGAAAACCAGTCGCAGTTGACCAAGTTCCATTATTTAAGGCTGACTTTATGACACTATAACTCGCACCAGTATAGTAGCTTATAAAAGGGTACCCATCTGAATCCACAGCTATAGTCGGAGTGCCGCCGACAAATTGAACTACTCGCGGATTATAGGAAGACCACGTTATTGTCCCGTTTGCGTTTGGCAGTCCCCGCCTGTAAAACAAGCCATTCCAAGCATATGCGTAATGCACATATGTCCCGTCAAAATGAATCGCTAAATGGTCTCCAGTTCCGCATTGAGCTATTTGTGTTTCAGCGCTCCAATTGGTTCCATCAGTGGATGTTTTATAGGTCAAACAGGCGCTTTTACTATAGAAAACCCAAAAACGACCATTAGCAAAAAAGGTTTTACGTTGTGAAGGGTAAACTGTAGCGTAACCATCACTTGTTGTGTCTACAACAGAAGGTGCGTTTATTCGGAGATAATTAGCAGTGAGGGTCATGTTTGAAAATATGGATAACGTTATGGGATTATCGTAGAAAGTTTCATTAGTGTAGGTATAACTTCGGAATGAATAACCGCTTGGAATACTAACTTGAATCGTGTGAACGCCTAAAGACATATTGAATGTACCACCTGTGGTTCCACAAGGCTGCCCATCTATAGTGACATTAGCTGTAACAGCGCTTCCAAAATCGTCAGCTGCTGGAATTTGCACAATATAATGGGAATAGGCATAGTTAGCGGTAACGGTCATGTTTGAATAAACAGGTATCCACGCGGGATTATTGCTGTTCGTACAGCCATTATATGTGTAGTTCTGGAAAACTAGGCCGTTTGGGATAGTTACTTGTATTGTGTGGTCACCTGGTAAAATGTTGAAGCTGTTTCCTGTAGTTCCGACCAATTGGCTGTCTATGTACACATTCGCGGGTACGGAGCCTCCAACGTTGTCGTATGCAAGTACCTGTAGTGAGTGAAAAGTCGGTGTATCGGAGGTATTCATGTATGCAAATCTTAGTTCAGGATTTGGGTACGGCGTCGTCCATATGACGCCAGTTTTGTTTTCGTAACTTCTGGCGAAACTAGCTATAACAGAATTTTGAAGGGAGTCACGTATCCAATCCATAGTTGAGGACCACGTTCCATTGATACATGTCTTGCAATAAATATGGTTGGCTCCTGAGCCAGACCGTGGAGCCCAAAAAAAGCACAGGTTGTTTGTTGACGATTCAATGCATAAACTTGTTATGGCACGAACGTCTGAGCGCTGCACTATTTGGGGTGAGCCCCAGCTCGAAGTGCGTTTCGCGTGATACAACGCACAGATGGGGTTGCCCCATTCGTCATAGTCTATTATGGCATCATAGGTTATGTGGACAACATCGTTTTGGCTGACAATCGAATCGCAATATGCGACTGGCAGGTTTTCTTCGTTTCCCCATGAAGAGCCATTCCATAATCGCCCTAGACCAATACCGACCCCATTGTAAAGGAGATATACTTTATTCGTGGCCAAGGGAACTATTGAAACGCTCCAAGGTGCACTACTGCCCCATGATGTTGGGGTATATGGAAAACCTGATGCTGTAGACCATGTACCATCATTGGTAGAAGACTTTATGACCATAGGGACATAGCTTGGATTATACCCGTTATATCCTATGAATGGGTAACCATTTGAGTCGACACAAATAGTGGCGGGCGCACTGTAACCTTGACTTAATACTCTGTATTCGTTTGACCAAGTTATAGTTCCGTTCGCATTGGGCGTTCCTCGTCGGTAATTCATCCAGTCATTCCATGTGTTCACGTAGTGAACATAAAATCCGTCGAAGTAGATAGAAAAATATGTGTTGGACCCACACGTGGTTACGTGAGTTGATAGACTCCATGTGATTCCGTCCGTGGACGTTTTGTAAGCCATGTAATAGTATTCATAATATTCGCCTGGTTCAACAAAGAAAGACCAGAAGCGTCCGTTCGCATAGAAACTTTTACGTTCTGTCGGAAAAGGTGCACCCGTAACAGAAGTTGAAGTTATTGTGCTTGCTTTAGGGTCGGACCATGCGTAGTGTACTGTTACTGTTGTATCCTGACTAAATATTGTAGTGCAGGGGTTAGTGTAAAGAGTGTAGCTCCGATAAGTGGAATAGTGAAAGGCATAGCCGTTTGGGACGCTTACCTCAAGTGAGTGGTATTCGGAGGATACGTTAAAGCTTTGTCCTGTTGTTCCTCGTAGCTGTCCATCGATATAGACATTCGCGGTTACTGGACTGCCTACGCTGTCTTCTGCCTCCAACGTTAGCAGGTAGTAGTAAATTTGGGGTGGTGGAGGCTCATAAATCGCCACCGAATGAGGCATAGACCATTCGCTTGATGCCCCTCCCGTATCTTGGGCGCGAACTTTGACGTTAAATTGCCCTGTGGATTCCCAGAAATGTGACGCTGTGACCTGCGTCCCACTTGCATTTGGGCCTATTGTAGTATGTTCTGTGCCGTCTCCCCAATCAAAAATGTAGTAAATGTTATCACCGTCAGGGTCTATTGCCTGCGCAGTGAAATCATAATAGTAGCCCATGATTAATGAGGACGTTGGACCGTCAAGAGAAAGTGCAGTTGGCGGGTTAGGCGGAGGAGGAGGAGGAGCTGTATAATACGCTACTATCGTTTGATCTGAGTTTATCTCTATGTTTACCGGGTTGGTGTAGTAATCTGTTCCATTGTAGCGGAAATGACTAAAAGTGCAATTATACAAAGTTGCATTGACACCAACACTGTAGCTCCCAGAAATCAACCTAGGATCCTTACCTATTTCCTTAAAGTCGGTACTGTTTATACTAAAAACTGGTGACATAAGGTTCCCATAGTTATCCCGAGCATCCAACATCAACATAGGCTGATACAACTTAATGTCACCATTACCATAAACCCTCAGCCAGCCTTCCCCTATTTCATAGCCGAAACGGGTCATCCATTCATACTCACCACTGTCTGAATTAAAACGGTACATCGGCCAGATTGCTGTAAACCCTCCATAAAGCGGCGTTTCATCAAAACTAGTACAGCCCGCAAAGTAGTCCTGCGACGCACGGTCTAACGCCTCATTTACCGTATAGTCAGCCGTCAAGGCATAAAAAAAGAACTTCTCAAGCCACAAATGATAAGGCGGCCAAACTGCGGTAGTCTCATTCCATATCCCTATTGTTTGGTTTAGAGCCGCTGATCCCCAGTCAAAGCCTATGTAGCAAAAAGCACCATTATCTGAACAATTGTACCCGTCGCCACTCATATAACCCGTGAGAGGGGTTGTAGTATTTGCGCCCACCATTTTGTGAGTCCACGCATATGGCATTCCCTGAACATTACCAGAAGTAGAATTTGGGCCGTTACCGTGATCTGT is a window encoding:
- a CDS encoding PKD domain-containing protein, coding for MKLEVTSKENSTTFSWTYSYNGIEAPDKCVVLRYENGFLKCFIDNWNLYRIGSTSVNLSEEEAIDTAMASAKTYSWIAPSSNNTSKASGNSTFVVTKFNVTNAMMIETIFAPSLYVDKAHSQDLFELFPLRHVWVSLDKFYPGNVYGMNVYLWADTKDVCYIHERVSTSDPPADLVAAIEDCTVVLSNGQAFTVDAKVNSVSDTWIAVPVFAAVTLCAGLLWLRWKKKHFRSNTLLKPRWFKVSGVLFCVLMLSMLLIPISTVDATPLQGRSTVWGSESMGAYNYTIKSSMRKTNPEVSQQQATAQYINNLFASNGYSASDFQGNKGSYKDDILYQISYNEQNYPRVAVVDFDHGVGASNYQLAPNEFHYFFEDNVGLDYYLDENNWTHAMELSDYYGTHMLYDMDIASQTTLTNTFFAFINACMSANTDHGNGPNSTSGNVQGMPYAWTHKMVGANTTTPLTGYMSGDGYNCSDNGAFCYIGFDWGSAALNQTIGIWNETTAVWPPYHLWLEKFFFYALTADYTVNEALDRASQDYFAGCTSFDETPLYGGFTAIWPMYRFNSDSGEYEWMTRFGYEIGEGWLRVYGNGDIKLYQPMLMLDARDNYGNLMSPVFSINSTDFKEIGKDPRLISGSYSVGVNATLYNCTFSHFRYNGTDYYTNPVNIEINSDQTIVAYYTAPPPPPPNPPTALSLDGPTSSLIMGYYYDFTAQAIDPDGDNIYYIFDWGDGTEHTTIGPNASGTQVTASHFWESTGQFNVKVRAQDTGGASSEWSMPHSVAIYEPPPPQIYYYLLTLEAEDSVGSPVTANVYIDGQLRGTTGQSFNVSSEYHSLEVSVPNGYAFHYSTYRSYTLYTNPCTTIFSQDTTVTVHYAWSDPKASTITSTSVTGAPFPTERKSFYANGRFWSFFVEPGEYYEYYYMAYKTSTDGITWSLSTHVTTCGSNTYFSIYFDGFYVHYVNTWNDWMNYRRGTPNANGTITWSNEYRVLSQGYSAPATICVDSNGYPFIGYNGYNPSYVPMVIKSSTNDGTWSTASGFPYTPTSWGSSAPWSVSIVPLATNKVYLLYNGVGIGLGRLWNGSSWGNEENLPVAYCDSIVSQNDVVHITYDAIIDYDEWGNPICALYHAKRTSSWGSPQIVQRSDVRAITSLCIESSTNNLCFFWAPRSGSGANHIYCKTCINGTWSSTMDWIRDSLQNSVIASFARSYENKTGVIWTTPYPNPELRFAYMNTSDTPTFHSLQVLAYDNVGGSVPANVYIDSQLVGTTGNSFNILPGDHTIQVTIPNGLVFQNYTYNGCTNSNNPAWIPVYSNMTVTANYAYSHYIVQIPAADDFGSAVTANVTIDGQPCGTTGGTFNMSLGVHTIQVSIPSGYSFRSYTYTNETFYDNPITLSIFSNMTLTANYLRINAPSVVDTTSDGYATVYPSQRKTFFANGRFWVFYSKSACLTYKTSTDGTNWSAETQIAQCGTGDHLAIHFDGTYVHYAYAWNGLFYRRGLPNANGTITWSSYNPRVVQFVGGTPTIAVDSDGYPFISYYTGASYSVIKSALNNGTWSTATGFPYSITSSTGVTLVPLSSGKIYVLYVSGTSLFGQLWNGSSWGNPETITNSISSAQFSVVTKGDVIHIVYRSATYLGDNELSEPLYRITIKYVNRTAIWSFPQDVYSWIKIYYYCSLEPTLTVDTSSGDLYCFWSSVPTENHIFYKKCVSGTWDALVTDWITDTLRYDFVVSSFYRTGGGRIGVIWLTEYPEQNIKFSYLTVP